TCGTCAATTACAGCAGAAAAGATcactggaaaaaaataattcattttagcATAGCTgttaacatggaaaaaaaacaatttttttttttactaaaacaatattgttttataaagttAATCTAACCAAGTTTAGAGTAGATTCTACAaggatattaatatttttttctggtttaatttaaaactcaatcaCAATTACGTAAGGATCATAAATTTATCGAATCAGTAAGACCTAACATGTATGCATTTTTTAGCTTGCGAGAAAAATGTCAACAAGACTCCATTTGGTATTCATTGTTCATCACtctgatatttaattattacagtGCATAAGATCGCTTATTATCACCTGCTTCTTGGCATGTAGCCTATCATTCAAATTGAGCTAACAAGCATGCTATCTGGCCCAGCCAAGTTTGCATTGACTACGCTGCAGTTCAACCTGATCTCTCCTTCAGTTCCTGTCAGAGGGCTGAGATTTCCCATTCTTATCATGGACTCCACAAAGCTTTCAAAGAAAGCTGTTTGATTAGCACTGAAAGCGTTAACAAGTGCAATGACATCATCTGCCCCAGGAGTTGAAAACAGTACTTGATCCGTCTGAAGCAGGCCTTGGTTACGTTGCAGATTGGAGTAGTAGTTATTGTCAAAGGCATCGGGTGTTGTGAGATCAAGATCTGTTATCACACTCCGATTTCCACCTTCGGGACATAATTCCTGAAGAGCTGCTAGAAGAGTTGGGTCCAGTGACGGGTCAGGAGAACCGGTGCCGCTGAAATTATACAATCGGAAGTCGAATGTAAAACATTGTGCCCTGCCAAATGTGTGAGCACCTGAGAAGATAAAAAGGAAATTACATCAAAGGAGAATCAATTATAACAAAGTTGTACGGTTTAGAGCTGAGCCTGACAAATAATACTTACCAGATAGAGCTACCaaatcactattattattaaggCTGACATTAGTGAAGCTCTCTCTGAGTTGATCAAGGGTTAAAAAAGGGGATGGAAGGAAAGCATTTGCTGCATCTTGGCTTGCTGTTGTGCTATCTCTTCTTCCTAAAGGAACTGTCCAATTTGGACCTCCTGCCTGCAACCATGCATAGTTAGGGGATTACTACTTTTCAACTCTTAAAGTTTTTCTATCTTAACTCCTTTTGTCCAAACCTTCATAAAGtcatgtaaaaaattaagtaaatctcagct
This genomic interval from Populus alba chromosome 1, ASM523922v2, whole genome shotgun sequence contains the following:
- the LOC118049747 gene encoding peroxidase A2; this encodes MHLSKAIVAALFFVVLLGGTLAYAQLTPTFYDQTCPNVSTIIRNVITETLASDTRIGASLIRLHFHDCFVNGCDGSLLLDDSDTIVSEKEALGNNNSARGFEVVDRMKALLESACPATVSCADILTIAAEESVVLAGGPNWTVPLGRRDSTTASQDAANAFLPSPFLTLDQLRESFTNVSLNNNSDLVALSGAHTFGRAQCFTFDFRLYNFSGTGSPDPSLDPTLLAALQELCPEGGNRSVITDLDLTTPDAFDNNYYSNLQRNQGLLQTDQVLFSTPGADDVIALVNAFSANQTAFFESFVESMIRMGNLSPLTGTEGEIRLNCSVVNANLAGPDSMLVSSI